The Chloroflexota bacterium genomic sequence CGTTTGATCCTCCAGCCGGGCAACGAGCCGCAACTCGAGAGCGCGAGCGGCTGGCGCAGCGTCGACCGAGCAACGCTGGCCTTCGTCGCGCAGTGCCGGAAGACGTTGCCCGAGGCGCGGCTGGCGAGCGTTCCGGTGGCCACCTTTCACCCAAACCGTCTAGGCGCCCCGGCCGGGATCTCGCCGGAGGGATCGCCGTGGGCCGATCTGGACTACGTGCAACTGGATGCCTGGCGACGAGTGGCTGGGCCGCCAGACGTGCTAAGCGTTCACGTCTACGGCAATCCACGGTTGACGGTGACTGACGACCTGCAGACCCGCCATGAGCTGGGTTGGCGATTCGGGCTGAACGTGGCCGAGACCTGGGCCGAGACTCACCGCGCGCTGGGGCTCGACCATCTCCCCGTCTGGATCACCGAATACAACACGGCGGCGCGTGGCACCGACCCGCCGAATCGGCCCGCGCACAACTACCGCACGGGATGGCTCCAAGAATCCATGCGCGCCGTCGCGACGGCGTTGCCGCAAGCTGCGGCATGTTGTTGGTTCATCGGGCAGAAGCGTGGCGGCCATTGGGGGGACTTCGCGCCGGAGGCCAACGCGGATCTCGCTCGCGATCTCGACGCGACGGTGGGGACCCGAATCGCCGTACTGGACGAGGGGCCGGCGCCGGCGCCCGTCGTTGGACAGACGCCACAAGAAACTCTCGCGTCACCACGTGCGCTCGTGCCACCCCTCGACGGCACGATCCGGGTCACGGATGTGTTTGACACGGACCGCGGCCGCTACCGGCACGGCGGCCTGGACATCGCTCTCGCATATCGCTCGGTGTACCGCCAGCCGGTGAAGGCGCCGGCGGCAGGGACGATCACGGCAGTCTGGACGACCGACCACCCGAGCACGCGTGATCCCTCCCAGCGCGACGGCTGGCCGTACGGCAATGCGGTAGCCATGCAGGACACCAGCGGTGTGCTCTGGCGCTTCCTGCACTTCGACGAGACACCGGCGCCAGCCATCGGGGACCGCGTGGAGCCCGGCCAGACTCTGGGTCGTTGCGATTCGACCGGGAACAGCACCGGGCACCACGTGCATATGGATGCGTCGCCGGGCGGAGTGGTCGACCCGGAGACGTTCCGCGTGAAGGGGCCGCGGATCGACCCGCTGCGCCTGTACGCCGACGCCTACGCGCGGGAGGTTGGCTATGACCCAGCGGTCTTCCGACGGCAAGTCACGGTGGAAAGCGGCTGGAACCCGCAGGCGATCAGCACGGCGGGAGCGGAGGGGATCGCGCAGATCATTCCGCGCTGGCATCCAGCGATGCGGGGGAAGACGTTCGACCCGTTCGCGTCGCTGGAATATGCCGCCCGGCTCATGGCGGCGCACCTGGACCACCGCGGCGGCAACTACCGCGAGGCCCTGGCGGACTACAACACGGGCCGCAATTCCAACGGCGGCTTCCGGGCTCAGGGCTACCGCTACGCGGATCACGTGCTGGAAGGAGTGGACATGGCCAGTACTCAGGAACTCGAAGCGTTGCGTAAGGACCGCGACGCCAACCACACCCGCAAGATGGCCGCGCTAGGGCAGCTTGGCACGGTTATCCAGGCGGCGCGGCGAGCCGGTGAAGACGCGTTCCGCCCGGAGGATTGGCAACGGGTCATGACCGCTGAGCGGTTCTATCACGACCCAGAGGCGGCATAAGGAGACGACAGGATGGAAACCTACAGCATGAGATGGGGTGTCGTGCGGCGCTTCGCGCGCGTGGTCGCTGCCGCCTTCGTGGCGGGCGGCGTACCTGGGGCTGTGGTTGCGGTCCAGAGCCCCGAGGTGTACGAGCTCGGGACGCAACTCCTCGGCGCGGCCGGCGTGGCCGTAGCCGCAGGCGCGCTGGCGGCCCTGGATAAGTCAGTTCGGGCACGGTTTGGATCGTGGTCGGGGGTGTTCACGGCCGGACTAGCGGTACTGGCTACACACCGGCGAGACACCTGACAGGAGCGGGACCTCCACCGAAACTGGGGGGCTCAGCGCCGGGGCTTTCGTGTGGTGCCGAGACCGTCGCCTGGGACGCCGTGCCGGATCAATCCGCCCGTCTGATGGGACGCGGGGCCGCGATGGGCCCTGCGCGGTCGGGTAGACCGGGCGGATGCGCGCTTCCAGCCGCGCCCACGGCAGCAGCACGTCCATGCGCCGCAGAAAGCGCTCCCGCCGCGTCTGGCGCGGCTGTCCGTCATACTCCACATCGGCAAATGAGCGCTGGGGATGCATCGAGGCCCTCACCGGCGATCGGTCACCCCTGAGCATAGGCCCTGCCGACGGGCCGCGACCCGCGATTAAATCAGAGGTTTCCTAGCCCCTCAAGGCTGTGGCGGGTGACGTTGAATCGTTGACATGCAAGCGTGCTCTTGCCTATCGTAGGCCGCAGACATGCAAACGAACACTTGCCTTAGGCTGGTCGTGTGGACGTATATCGCGCGATCGCTGACCCAACCAGGCGAGCCATCCTGGATGAGCTCGTCGACCGGTCGGGGCAATCGCTCTTCGAGATTTGCGCACGCCTGACCATGAAACACGGCATCAACTCCTCACGGCAGGCGATCACGCAACACTTGGACGTCCTGGAGGCCGCCGGGCTGATTCGCACGAGGCGCGAGGGGCGATCGAAGCTCCATTGGTTTGTGGGCGGCCCGCTGAAGGCCATCGCGGAGCGTTGGCCGATCTCGACTGACGAAAGGGGATTGGAACGATGAGGATCAACCTGGCCGGCGTCTTCGTGGACGACCAACAGAAGGCGCTTCGCTTCTACACGGAAACGCTTGGCTTCCAGGTCAAGCACAACATTCCCTTGGGCGAGTACGCCTGGATTACGGTGGTATCCGCGGAAGACCCGGAGGGGACGGAGTTTCTGCTCGAGCCTGATGCCCATCCCGCGGTCCGCCCGTTCGTGGAGGCGCTTGTGGCGGACGGCATCCCCAGTACCTCCTTCGCGGTCGACGACGTGCAAGCCGAACACGATCGTCTCGTGGAAAAAGGTGTGCGCTTCGTACAGCCGCCAACCGACCTCGGGACAGTCGTTACGGCGATATTCGACGATACATGCGGCAACTTGATCCAGATCCAAGAGGAGAAACCTCAACCGTAACGATCTTGAGCAGTCCCACCAGCCCCGTGGGACGTGGCCGGTCGCCGATCGCAACGTGTCGCGCCCAAGAACGGAAGCCACGACTTGACGGTTGCCAGGAGGTCGAGCGCCTGCTTGGCTCAACTCACCAGCGGATCACGGTGCCGAGGGCGGGACTCGAACCCGCACAGCCCGGAGGCCACTAGCCCCTCAACAGAGACCAACCCACCGCTGGTCACCACAAGAGCGTCTCGATTCAACTTACTGCCCATGGTCGCCGTAACGTCCACAGGCTAGTAAACCCGATCCGCCAAATGCGGTTTCCAAACCACCGAAAACCGGTGGTAATTGCATTTTATCCGATAATTTCGGCTATGCCTAGTCCCTCAGTCCCGTGCTGAAGTCCTCGGAGTAGATGGCCTCACGCCCCGCCACGCGCGCTTCGGCGAGCATCGCCCCGTCCTAGTAGGACGATCTGGACCGGTGGCTGATGGTGACGGCGGCCTGAAATCCCTCCACGGTCATGGCCTGAATCGGCAACGTGAGGTTCGGATCCAGGAACCGCAGGGTCTGGCCGTGGCTCAGACAATCTGGCCGACTGGGCCGCGTGGCCTGGTAATAGGACTCCTGAAGCACCTGCACCGACACGGCAAGGTCAGGCTCCGAGAGCAGTTCTCGCGCACGATTGCGCCTTTCGGGCTCTGCCGCCGCTCCGCTTGCCGCGTAAATGAGCACGTTGGTGTCGCCGAAGCGCAAGGCTGCTACCCCCGCGACTTCACCAGCAGCTTGGCAGCCGGCGATTGATCGACTTGCTGGGTCGCTGGCTCACCAGCACTGTCCCGATCGCGCCGGTGGTGACGGGCACTGGCGACAGAAGTTCCTTCGTACTGCTTGACCGCTACGGCCG encodes the following:
- a CDS encoding VOC family protein, producing MRINLAGVFVDDQQKALRFYTETLGFQVKHNIPLGEYAWITVVSAEDPEGTEFLLEPDAHPAVRPFVEALVADGIPSTSFAVDDVQAEHDRLVEKGVRFVQPPTDLGTVVTAIFDDTCGNLIQIQEEKPQP
- a CDS encoding helix-turn-helix domain-containing protein: MDVYRAIADPTRRAILDELVDRSGQSLFEICARLTMKHGINSSRQAITQHLDVLEAAGLIRTRREGRSKLHWFVGGPLKAIAERWPISTDERGLER
- a CDS encoding transglycosylase SLT domain-containing protein; translated protein: MRVGLHWPNPDRQYPDGTPFVELCYLHGRAADDPHHPGPAMRRVERLAGRHPASSILLRVDWRQGQSYPETGDEVEAYVAGLRELHRLRHLGDRLILQPGNEPQLESASGWRSVDRATLAFVAQCRKTLPEARLASVPVATFHPNRLGAPAGISPEGSPWADLDYVQLDAWRRVAGPPDVLSVHVYGNPRLTVTDDLQTRHELGWRFGLNVAETWAETHRALGLDHLPVWITEYNTAARGTDPPNRPAHNYRTGWLQESMRAVATALPQAAACCWFIGQKRGGHWGDFAPEANADLARDLDATVGTRIAVLDEGPAPAPVVGQTPQETLASPRALVPPLDGTIRVTDVFDTDRGRYRHGGLDIALAYRSVYRQPVKAPAAGTITAVWTTDHPSTRDPSQRDGWPYGNAVAMQDTSGVLWRFLHFDETPAPAIGDRVEPGQTLGRCDSTGNSTGHHVHMDASPGGVVDPETFRVKGPRIDPLRLYADAYAREVGYDPAVFRRQVTVESGWNPQAISTAGAEGIAQIIPRWHPAMRGKTFDPFASLEYAARLMAAHLDHRGGNYREALADYNTGRNSNGGFRAQGYRYADHVLEGVDMASTQELEALRKDRDANHTRKMAALGQLGTVIQAARRAGEDAFRPEDWQRVMTAERFYHDPEAA